The segment AGGATGATATTTATGTGTGTCCAGAATGTAGAAAGGAATACAACGGAGAGCAGTATTTAGAGAGACATATGAAGAGAGAACATAATCTCAATGCAggtaattctttttctttttgaaaataaattaaacaaattatcaaatgttttatatttatcatgttttttttgtagatgaTTACAAAGTATTCGGAGTGAAACTACAGTATCGTAAGAACGATTATACATTTCAATCTTCCGAggaaaaatgtgatatttgccggaagaaattcatcaacaaagaaattctttccaaGCATATCAAGGAAGTTCATTTTGGGtatgaaatttataaagagaaattccccaaatcatttcttaattagaatcttattaattttatttttcttttaagaattaagCAAAAGGACCAGAAGAAACGATCTAATGAAGATGATCAACGATTCCAGTGTTTTAtatgttgtaagatttttcaatACAAGGCATACTTACAGAGACATATGCTCCAACATAATTCAAAAAGAATCCATAAATGCTCAATGTGCGGTTTGAagtacatatataaatatttactaaATCGACACATTCGAAAGCATCAGAAGGGagaattaaatgcaaaatgtcCATACTGCAATGGAAACTTTACGGGACAACAAGGCGTAAAGAGGCACATACAGCATTCTCACAAAGacttaattaataatattaaacaGGAGCACTCGTTATTGCTAATTCCCTAAATTCTATCAAgtcaatttattcataaaaaaaagtcagctgtacttatagaaaaaaaaatgaagtatttCCATTCAaaggaattaataaaattcacgaTATTTTTACCGCATGTTTTAACAGAGTATATTACAGCCACCAGTAGCTGACACACCTAACTTTTACGTTGATTTCTTTGTCATCTCTGACACACCTTGAAAGGATTCAAATTCATCGCTGGAcagacacagaaaaaaaataaagaaagatgGAGAGCAAATGAATTTACCTGTGGTTAAAGCTGGAGTCCATTCCTGTTCTCCCGTTGCACCCCACAGGAGCGTGAGACTCTTCGATGGGGTGACTGTGACCGAATGACCAGCAGCTGAGTGAAgcattgagattttcctccGTGGTGTCCCAACATCTCCTCCACTCTCACTGACACTCTCAATCCCCGCATAGTCATCAAGGCTCTCGGCTATGGAGCACGTGGCCGTGTGGGCGTAATCACTCGCATCGACTTCATTGTAGGCACTTTCGCATGTTTTTGTCGTAGGAACAGCTTGATAGTGATGTTGCTGAATGAGAACCCCCGTTGGACCTTTTGGGAAAATGTGTGTCCACCGACGACGATTGCTGGTGAGTTTGATAGTTACGTGGGATGGATCGAAGGGATTAATAAGTGCCCTTCCTGGTCGAATAACCGATCCATTCCCAATGAATCCTTTGCGATTGGCCTTTTCGATTGCCTTGAAGGATTCCGAGAGATTAGCACTAGTGGGTGAGTCTACTTGGGATAAATTGCTCAGCACACTATTCCCTCCGTGATGAATATCCGGATCAGACATTTTTCTCCGTAGAATCTGCCGCGGAGACGTTGATAGCCATTCGTTGTTTGCAGATGCCAAATACCCCTCCAAACTTGGGACTGATGTTTTCTTCGTTCGCGGTGGACGCTGTAGAGAGCACGTCCCATGTGCTGGGGGCATTTGAAAAATCTGTGCATCGTAGGCATCGTAGTCAAAGAGAGAATTGTGAATGTACTCCGTATGATTGTCCGGGAggaatttcaatatttgattCTCTTGATCTACATCTGTGTCTGCATCCGGACGCAGTGGGGGTAGTTTTATGCGTGGAATGAATGTTGAATATGCGACCTTTTTATTTGTTGAGTAGAAACTCAAGTTTATCCAATGCGGCATGGAGTAGTCATCAGCATTGAGCGACGAATCCTTATTGTGGAATTTTAGTAGGGGTACAGCATGAAGGGGCTGTTCACCCACACACACCAAGTCACTCCCAACCCCATTGTCGATAATCTATATGCaacaaaaataagaataataattaaagtgaattaataagaattattaaagagaaattaatatgCTCACCCTTTGCTTTGTGATATTCGTGAGTTCTCTGTCTACTTCAAACACACCCACACCGGGTGTGATGACCACAGAAAGTTGTCCCGTTCGGTCAAAACTCCTGTCCAGGTAGTGCTTTTCAAATACATTAAGAGAAATATTGAGAACCTCCAGAAAATTCCCTTGAGCTGCTGTGGAGTTGGTTGCTGGTGGAATTGCAATGTCCGGACGTTCATGGTACTTTAGAACAGTATTCTGGTATCCCGTAAAGAGACGTCTCAGCTCAACGAGAATAGTACTCCAGTCATCATTGCGTTCATTCTGAATGGCCACACGATAGAAATCTTCGTAAAATCTCCCCTTGTAGTCCATCTGAAGGCACTCTCGCATGTGTGCTGGAAACTCATCAAGGCTCTTTGCGGCATAGAAAGTACGTGAAAATAGAACAATGGTGACTTCGTGATTGCACCCAAGCTTCTTCCACTTCATAAAGAGATCCGTAAGGAAACCATTGACAGCCTTCTCAAAGTAGAGATCACCGTGAATGTCAAAGTCCCACATTTCCGAGGACATCTGGATAAAAAGGTACACCATGGACGTACTACTCCTGAACACAACTTTGGTATCTGCTGTGATATTCCCGCATGCTACTCTGTCTCCCTGTGCCCACATTTCATACACCTGACACCGGATTGATCCTTCGCAGTACTCAATCTTCTTATTGATGTACACACAGGTGTTCACAAGGTGACTTTTGAGTCGCCACATCTCCGAACGTCCCATGTACTGATCTTTGAATGTTATCTCCACAGAATCAAGAGCCACGGCATCCGGATCAACACGATGTATCACAATATCAGCATAAATCCGCAAATTGAACGTGGTGGCAATGTTGGTTTCCACGCTGATGGTTTCTAGAGGAAAATACAACATACCAATGAATTTGCCCGATAAGGGAACAAACAAAGGGTCAGCAAGTGGTCAAACAATTGTGCCCCACCAGCTTGATAAGCTCCTCACCTCGACCTTGGAACTCCTCGTAAAATGTTGTGACTTGCAGGAGAAGGCGACATCCCTCATCTTCCGGATGATAAATTTCCACAATGTCCCCTAACTTAAGGTCCGGGTGTTCCTTGGGATGCAGCAGGAGGTCAGCGGCTACACAAATTAACCCAATTagtaaattatttgttaaataaaatctaaaattgcCGACAAATACTCACAGTTGTTGGATTTTTGATGCGTGTGGAGTTTAAAGAGTTTCATTTTGGATTAAATCCAAAAAATCCTGCcatgaacaacaaaaaacatatgatcggaaaattttcaaagagcACCACTGCAATTTTTTGGCGCTGTTGTTCCAAGAGGAAGTGAGATAAATATAGCGCATACTATCTCAATTTGCACGCGAATTTTACAGTCTCGCTCGCACAATATGTTTTTCACAATTTGCTCGCATTTTCCGCCGTATTTTCCAgcaaaattagattttttatgtCCAGAAAGTGACGTCGCGTCGATTTGATTCGCTAGTTTCAAATAGTCAAAATTCGAGcgcttttcaaaatttttcccagGCTTTCCAGACCGTTCCAGACCATAAGCGCTACTGGCGGTAATATTTACAAgttcatttaaaatcaaactGAAAAGACGTTAAACGCACACACTGgctttctataaataaatcgcaattttcctcttttgttCAGTACTCAGCGAACATTCGTGCAGGAAatatctttaagttttctccTGAACAAGTGATTaaggaaaaaaggaaaaataaggTGTGgcttctataaataaattttcatctatttaatttccaaaatcaattccttattgtttttttttttcaattaatttgtagaGGAAGATCAAAATGAGTAATAAAACCGGCAGAAACAAGAGAGATACTTCAGGGGCTCaaggaaattcttcttcatgGAGAAGCCCGAGAAACAATATTAATTCAACGAAGAATGActttaaaaaacttgaaattcgcaattttccaaaagacgATGGCTGTACGCATTTCATTTCGATTCCATTcgatgatgaaaaattcaaaaactccTTCAATGCGTTCCGTAATGATGTGCTGGATAACTCTAAAACGTACCGCATCAATGAGAACATCGTTCAGAAGACGGAAAAACTTCATAAAACTATTCTTAACTTGAAACTCAGCAATAAGGATGAAATTGACCGTGCAAAGGAAGTGTTGGAGGACGAGAAGGGTGCTATTGAGGAGATTTTGAAAGGAAGTACAGCAGAGAAGCATGTGGTTATCCGTGGGATTAAGGAGCCAACGAATTACATGAGAACAGCCTTTTTGTTCATGAAAGTGATTTCTCCGATCCTTCAGCGGATTCAGGGCCATTTGATGAAAGCTCTTCAACGTGCTAATTTGACTGTTCTCAACAATGCAAGAGGGCTACCACCCCAAATTGATCAGATTGTGATGATTTCAAAGAATCTTCTAACTCCCGAGAATacgcaaaatattgattacaCATTTAATCCTGGACCAATTATGcgaaaatatggaaattatGAATTTGGGAAATTCAACATAACCGAGATGCATTTGTCACGTAGATATGTGTATGAAGATGATGGTTACTTCAAAAATGAAATGGTTCTCAATTTCTAATAAGATTGAGAAAAcaatattgcaattttattaagttattCATTGAGATATCGTACTATGCAGTttgatgttaattttattgtaaaaatatgaaaataaaatcagttttCATTATCACATAATAAGCGATTTATGTTCTGCAATTCTCagaattctgaattttcttaattatctTTTCCTCATTCAAAGATAAGTCATCCGGAGGAATTGATAAAATACAACAGCAACGCTCGTAAAGGCAATAAATATAGTGGAACGATCgcaattacttaaaaataataaagtctTATCAGAAATATTAGAGAATTACAGAAAAGTACGATaagaaaactaagaaaataGCAATAGAAAATGAGGGGATTCCCCCGACTTTCTCGCAACAAAGAGACGATTGCATCAGCAATTCTTGTATATTTTTAGGATTTACACAGCAGATGTGAAAGCGGGTGATTCAACTGACGTGTTgcacaattaatttaaaaattgcacTATGAAAACTGATTgaaaccagaaaaaaatgggcccttaatctcaaaaaaaaatttttaaaatccataaattatttttattgaatcatCAATCATCTCTCCAGCTTACCTCAACGTCATCTGTGCGGAAGCGCTGTGTGATGGTGGCTTCTCTCCAGGGCATCCTTGTGCCACTTTTGAACATCTCAGCACCAGCATGAGCAATCATCACACCATTGTCAATGCAAAATCGTTCATCGGTGGCAAAAAGTTTTGCTCCTCTCTCTTCGCACATAATGCCCATCATCTCCTGGAGGCGCTCATTGCAACCTACCCCACCCACAATGAGTACCTCATTTGATCCACAATGCGCCATTGCGCGTTCCGTTGTCTCTACCAACATGGCAAATACTGTCTCCTGCAGTGAAAAGCACAAATCCTCTGGATTCCATTGTTCTACGGCCTTCTGCTTCCCAGGATGTTTCGGTGGGACTGCATGTCGTTCAATATACGAGAGAATTCCTGAGAAACTCACATCCATACCTGGAAGAATAATCAGAAATGATTCTTGAACAAATACCTATAAATGAGCTAAGTTCTTGTATACCTTTAACGGAGTATGGAAGTTGCAGGTATTTTTGACCCTTCTTGGCCATTTGTTCAATATTGTACCCTGGACTAGGATCATTGGATAGCTTTATAATCCGCGCGAATCTGTCCAAACAATTACCAACTGCAATATCGATGGTCTCCCCGAAAATACGATACCGTTTCCGGGAGTAGGCAATCACCTGCGTATTCCCACCGCTAACGTAAAGTACTGTGGGATTGTGAGCTTGAGTAATTAGTCGACCCATCTCAATGTGCCCAATGCAGTGATTTACACCGAGAATTGGTTTATCCCACAACTGAGCCACAGTTCTGGCCACAATTGCAACGGTCAGCAGAGGGGGCGCCATTCCGGGTCCTTTTGTATAGCATACCACATCAATGTCCTGTGGAGATATCTTTGCATTCTGAAGTGCCTCCTTCAGCAATTCTAGGATCTTACTACGATGGTGCTGGGCAGTTTCTCTGGGGAGAAATCCTGAAAAAAGATATTGTTTTGATaggattttttgtgtaaaaagtTAGGTTAAACCGTATATTTACCTTCTCCTGGTGGTGTTATGTAGGTTTTACGGACATTAACAAGTACTTCCCCATCCTGGACTATTCCTATGCCCAACTTATTGGCACTTCCCTCAAATCCTATTGCAATTACCATTTTAtctgcaattttctatttttctcagACAGGGCTTGCGGGCAAACAAAACCTCAAATTCCTATTTTGTTTAGGGGAGGGGCGGGAGGGGCAAGATAAaccctttttttaatttaaaaattgaaaaaaaaattaccggAATGTaagtttaattgattttacaataaaagtaATAATATAAAGTAATATAAATCATCTAAAAACTTAATCACTCTGAGTCAGAATCATAAACAACTTTGCGGTTGCTCCTTGTTGATCTGGTCTGACGTGAAGTGCTTTGGGATTGAGAGAGAGATTCCTGAATTGATGGTTGTTTCTTCGAGGtctataaataagaaaaaaaaatatgtatagatAAATAATCTTGAGACGGTAAATTCACCGAATATCTTACAGTTATTTCCAAAGCTTTAGCTGCACCACGACCCCTCCTGGGAGCTCTACCACGGCCACGAGTTGTTGCAGTTTGTCCCCTGGTGCTTGCACCTCTGGATCCAGAAGATGTTGTTGGAGCAACATCATTGCTGCCTAGCTCATCATCTGATGCAATTGAACTGAAGGCATCTCGAGCAGCAGAAACAGTCTTCACTGAACCACTCTTCTCCAGCATTTGGAGAGCTTTGTTGAAGTTTTCATCAATCTTATTCGTAAATTCAGCCAGCTCATCATCAATGGCCTCTTTCTCGGGTATCTTCTCTTTGAGGTGATTCAATGAAAGTTCAACGCTGTAAGTTATCATCTTCTCTGCAGCATCATCATCTTCACGCAGTATGTTACGACACACTTCCCCGAGGCACTTTGTGGACAATACATCCAACTTCCTGGCACCATCAACGGCGGTGAAGTAGCGATTGACAACGTCCTCCACTTGAAAATCTTCATTCTGACGCTCTTGGTCGAAAGCATCAGAGAACGCCTTCTCATCCCTCTatagaaaatgtattaattattaaaaacaaaatcctTGATAAGGATTTCTATTTGATTTGATATCTCACCTTTATATCTTGCTTTGTCCTAGAGACCTGCCTGTGCAACGTTACAATATCATTTGGATTGGCGACTCTATTGAAGAACTGCACATGAATGACATTGGGAGTGAAGGAGTAACTATCATGGCTGTATTGTACCCGAAGACGAATAAGGGGCAAAGTTGGCTGCTTTGGGTGTCCTGAAATTTGTTCCTTTGCTTTCACAATCATCTCTTCAATTCTCCGAGTAACCAATTTATGAATCTGATTCTCGAGCTTTGTACGTGGTTCATTGAGCTCTTCTTCGTGATCTTCCATGTTCAAATTCCCAAAGACAAAGGGGCGTACCGTCTGCAACTGGATGGCAGTCATATCAAATTGATTGCGGTGAATCTTCAGGATACCACAGTGCTTGGGAATTGATTCGCCCTCGCTAAGGGACGTGGCAACTGTAGATCCTGGCTGAGAGACAAAAAACTTTGTCTTCTGATTCAGTTCTGGTTCAATTTGGCAATCATGTTCATGGCCCCAGATGATCAGATCGAAGAATTTGGGAAGAGTCTCTTCGGGAATGAATTTCTTTCGTCCTCTATCAGCACGATTTTGATGCAGCACAAGTAAGTTAAACCACTCAGCTTCATTGGTGGCATTCTCAAAAATCACATTTCCGCTTTCCATTAGACGCACAAAACGCGAATCGTGGATATGACTGATGCCAGAGAGAGCAAGCTTCGTTGCACCCTTAATAATCATGAGTGGAGTCACAACGACTTTCTCAAGATTGAGGCATTTCCCAAAGTAATTGAGCAATCCTGTACTGGCCAAGATATCGATGCAGCTAAGGCGCCCAAATCCACTTGGATCATCGTGATTCCCATGAATGGAGAATACTGGGATTGAGATATTCATATTGGGATCCTCGTAGTTGACAGTACGATTGAGAGCATCCCAAAAATTAACCGTCTGATCACTCCGGAACTCCAATTCAATGGGACTATCTCCGAGAACATAGTTCCTCAGCAATTTTATGCAACGATTGAAAGAATTCTGAGATGGATTGGCAATATGAAAGAGATCCCCACCTAGGAGGATCATGTCCACATTATGCTCATGAGCTTTCTGCAGGCACTCCTCGAAGGCAATAAAGCTGTCATCTCCCCGGATGGAATCCTTTTCAGCGTAACCCAAATGATTGTCTGTTGTAACGAGGATTTTTATTACATCCTCATCCTTTATTTCATCACCATTTGCGCTAGACATCCTTTAAATTCCTTGATATCTTTTGAAcacttgagaaaatttgagaaaaacaCGGAAAATCCAGAAAATCTAAATTTCACAATGCCGCTAAATGTTAACTTAAcctcaaattttaataaaatcataacctcaaaaaatttgcgcgcaattttttattgaatccCGCTAAAGCATAACGTCCGCAACAAGCAtgagaatcaaaaaaattaaaatttcttattaaattat is part of the Lutzomyia longipalpis isolate SR_M1_2022 chromosome 3, ASM2433408v1 genome and harbors:
- the LOC129792814 gene encoding zinc finger protein 26-like, producing MDIVNLVSDEENESLEFNILKEDYKVERSQSVIILREKRDNQKQLRSEISDNVITQKDDLEVFTISDTSEDEDDIYVCPECRKEYNGEQYLERHMKREHNLNADDYKVFGVKLQYRKNDYTFQSSEEKCDICRKKFINKEILSKHIKEVHFGIKQKDQKKRSNEDDQRFQCFICCKIFQYKAYLQRHMLQHNSKRIHKCSMCGLKYIYKYLLNRHIRKHQKGELNAKCPYCNGNFTGQQGVKRHIQHSHKDLINNIKQEHSLLLIP
- the LOC129792815 gene encoding uncharacterized protein LOC129792815, with protein sequence MSNKTGRNKRDTSGAQGNSSSWRSPRNNINSTKNDFKKLEIRNFPKDDGCTHFISIPFDDEKFKNSFNAFRNDVLDNSKTYRINENIVQKTEKLHKTILNLKLSNKDEIDRAKEVLEDEKGAIEEILKGSTAEKHVVIRGIKEPTNYMRTAFLFMKVISPILQRIQGHLMKALQRANLTVLNNARGLPPQIDQIVMISKNLLTPENTQNIDYTFNPGPIMRKYGNYEFGKFNITEMHLSRRYVYEDDGYFKNEMVLNF
- the LOC129792810 gene encoding probable tRNA N6-adenosine threonylcarbamoyltransferase; this encodes MVIAIGFEGSANKLGIGIVQDGEVLVNVRKTYITPPGEGFLPRETAQHHRSKILELLKEALQNAKISPQDIDVVCYTKGPGMAPPLLTVAIVARTVAQLWDKPILGVNHCIGHIEMGRLITQAHNPTVLYVSGGNTQVIAYSRKRYRIFGETIDIAVGNCLDRFARIIKLSNDPSPGYNIEQMAKKGQKYLQLPYSVKGMDVSFSGILSYIERHAVPPKHPGKQKAVEQWNPEDLCFSLQETVFAMLVETTERAMAHCGSNEVLIVGGVGCNERLQEMMGIMCEERGAKLFATDERFCIDNGVMIAHAGAEMFKSGTRMPWREATITQRFRTDDVEVSWRDD
- the LOC129792803 gene encoding double-strand break repair protein MRE11 produces the protein MSSANGDEIKDEDVIKILVTTDNHLGYAEKDSIRGDDSFIAFEECLQKAHEHNVDMILLGGDLFHIANPSQNSFNRCIKLLRNYVLGDSPIELEFRSDQTVNFWDALNRTVNYEDPNMNISIPVFSIHGNHDDPSGFGRLSCIDILASTGLLNYFGKCLNLEKVVVTPLMIIKGATKLALSGISHIHDSRFVRLMESGNVIFENATNEAEWFNLLVLHQNRADRGRKKFIPEETLPKFFDLIIWGHEHDCQIEPELNQKTKFFVSQPGSTVATSLSEGESIPKHCGILKIHRNQFDMTAIQLQTVRPFVFGNLNMEDHEEELNEPRTKLENQIHKLVTRRIEEMIVKAKEQISGHPKQPTLPLIRLRVQYSHDSYSFTPNVIHVQFFNRVANPNDIVTLHRQVSRTKQDIKRDEKAFSDAFDQERQNEDFQVEDVVNRYFTAVDGARKLDVLSTKCLGEVCRNILREDDDAAEKMITYSVELSLNHLKEKIPEKEAIDDELAEFTNKIDENFNKALQMLEKSGSVKTVSAARDAFSSIASDDELGSNDVAPTTSSGSRGASTRGQTATTRGRGRAPRRGRGAAKALEITTSKKQPSIQESLSQSQSTSRQTRSTRSNRKVVYDSDSE